From Quercus robur chromosome 8, dhQueRobu3.1, whole genome shotgun sequence:
ACTCAATCCGAATGCGGTAGGCCTTCTAGAGCATATGCGGTCGAACAACAAATACTACCCTTGGTTTAAGGTAAATCATTTCATAATACAAGTTCTTTCAATGAAAATGTTCGCACATATTACTATTTTGTATTCCTTCATTCACATATAGAGACGTTGTTTACAAATAATTGGCTCTCTTTAATGTAGAGAAGTATAGGAGCTATTGATGGAACGCATATTAGTGCTTGGCCTCTAAGTGAGAAAACTCAACCTCACAGGAGTTGCAAGAGCGCTATTACAACCAACGTTATATGCACATGCGACCATGATATGAAGTTTACATATGTCCACTTTGGTTGGGAGGGAAGTGTCCACAACTCAAAGGTGTTTGAATAAGCTATTAAAGACCCGAAGCATGGATTCCCATGGCCACCGGAAGGTATGCGTTTTCATGTTTTTAGTCTATTTTCAATCATATACTTCTATTTATCTGGCTGTGTTGAATTCTATTCTAATTCtgttctattttgttttgtttgttgtttgctgttttttcattttattctgCTGTAATTCTAAATTCTGTTATGTTTTCTATTCTGTTATGATCTAATTCTGAATTCTATTCATATTTCTGTTTTGTCCTAATTTTTTCTGTGTTGAATTTTGTTCTATTCTAGTTCTTTTTGCTGTTTGctgttttttcattcttttttctgttttgttctGTTCTAATTCTGCATTTTAGTTCTGCATATTTACACATGTGCTTAATCTACTCACAACAAATACTAATTTTGCATTCTAATTCTGCATTTTGCATAATGAGAAATAAAATGGAGCATCCAAATGGGAAATAAAATGGTGCATTAGTTGCTACACTATGTGGCAGTTGAGTTGCTCTGATGTGGTAGCTGATGCTACACCACTTGGTTTGGCAGctcatgaaataaaaaaatacctcTTGTTTGAGGCATCCCAAAGCTTTATGGAAGGATTATCAATACTTATTGTAGTCTTATAATTGGCCAATCAACCTAGGTAAAATGATGAAGGTATTTGTCATatgttttgcttttgcttttggaTGAGTGTGTTAAGTAGTCTGCTTCTTTCCTAAAAATGATCACGTTGATGCTTGTTGCATCCATAATTCTTATTAGGAAAATCCACCTATACGTAAACATAGGAAAATGACTTGCAATAATAACAGGCAAAAAAGCCTATATGATGAGAAATAACCAGCCAAGAAATTGTGGCAGAAAGATTGAAGCCAGTGACACTACTGTGAGTGCTCCTGAAATGAAAAGAACATTGGCAAGGATTTGAGAGTAACTTGCCCAATGAGTCTGAATCTCCATCTTGGTTGCAAGTGACAAGGAATATACGCACAAGTCTGTAAAGAAGATTCATGTGTTTATAGGGCGTGTGTCAAATGGGAAACATTTTTGCTTTGATCCTTTTGTTGGAGTAATTTAATCAGTGATGAAATCAAGAATACGAAGTTGGCATGACTTATCCCTTGCTCACTTTCACTAGCACAAAAGGCAAAACACAAATGCTTTAGAGTGCACATCTTGAAAATTCTTGTGAAAGGGTCTTTAATTAAGATATTTGTTTGAATCCAATATAAGATTTCAATTCTTGATCCCTTACACCATGTACCCAGGTGTCATGCACATCAAAATGGATTATTGGACGTAGGGACGGAGCCAGGAGTTCAAGTTAGGGGgggtgaaatataaaaaaaaaaaatcattataaaagTCCTAATAACATCCATTTAGTATTAACAATGTAATTATCTATCAAAAAGGAACTCAATGGTTTTTTAAATCTTAGAAATCATTTATAATTGAATTCAtacataaaattgttttgtaaCATAAAATTGTTTGTAAAAAATGACACTAAGCATAGCACAACACTGCAATCAACCaactttattaaatattatcaactaactattaaaatttcaaaccatctcaacttttttaaaaatacactaaaagacaagcaaaaccattaattatttatctatattgtatcattaattatttatctaGTAATGACTTATGATTATTATATGTACCTTGTTTTGTTATATCATGCTTTGCCTTTGGGAATTTGCATGCTTAAATTGTGGCAATCAACTTTTTAACAAACTCATTCAAACTCTGTTTATGACTGCATGAGGGTTTGATTCCTTTTCGAAGCTTATCCTACTTCACGGTGGATGGAGAGTCCTCCATaacatctctttctcttgtctccaaatattgaattatttttttgcttatgTACGGTTCTACTAGAGAACATGAGAAGTTTTTGGGTTGaattaaatgatttttcttattaattgtgATGGGGTTAACTATAGTTCCATTTCTAAAGTTCATCAGTGGAGGACAATCAAGATTTTAGTATTATCCTTTGGGGTCCATATTTCTTAGTGATTGATTAAATGTCATTTGTGAacatgattatttatttattgttatgtGGCTGTCCTTTGCCTTAAACAGCAATCAGAGATATAATaagttctttttcttgtttgtctaatactctctctctatttttttccccttcatctctatttttttacccttcatctctatttttttacatatataaatctgtttcaaaaacacaattctACTTCAAAGGCAATGttcataaatataatataaactcaGGGGCCCCACAGATAATAATCAAAATACTTAAAAGTCTAAATACTCTCAATCATATGACAAAATATACCATTTCCTTCTCAAATGCAAGTTGAAAGTAGAATTGCTTATAAATCATCATAATGCCAAATTGGCCAGTACAAGGGGTCCCAAATTTTCGTGCCCCATGAATCCATCTTACTAAAATTTAGTTTCCAATTGGAATATTTGTCGTGAATAACAGTGTTGCTTTAGTGGTTGTACCATTTTTCTCATGACTGAGGATAATAGTGTTGTGTTTACAGTTTTTAGTTAAgactgaaattaaaaaaagaaagtgttttttttttttttttaataaatttgatggGTATGTACTGATTACACCAACTTTTTAATATGGTTTGCACCTATGTAATGCTAATGCCATTTAGTAATtcttgtgtgtatatatatatatatatatatatataacatgcaTTCATTATACCTTGCACTTGCAGCAGcctttgagaatattttagtTGAACACTTTATGTGGTAactttttattccttttgtcttcttttgtcTTATTTTCCTTTATGTAGTTTCCTATTACTAATTGAGATATACTATTCTTGCAGGGTCCCATTACTAGGTTGATTCAGGGTACCTCATTGGTGCATCGTTTCTTCCACCACACAAGGCCACTCGATATCATGCTCAGGAATTTAGGAGGAGCAATAGGCAACCAACATCAGAGAAAGAGTTGTTTAACTATAGATAGTCTTCATTGCGCATGGTAATTGAGAGGTGCTTTGGAGTCTTTAAGGCTCGCTTTCCCATCTTGAGTTGCATGGCAAATTATAAGGAATCTCGGCAACGTTTGGTTGTTTTTGAATGTTGTGCGTTACACAATTTTATTCGCATCAATAATCGTAGAGATGAAATGTTTAACTCATGGGAGAACCTTGACGTTAATAGAGATGATGTACAAGTTGGGAACAATGAGAATTCTCCTGAGTCAAGTGCAAGTGCTGAAAGGAGGCATGTGAGGGAGATATCTGATGCGGCAAAGAGGGCAATGGGTGAGTTTAGGGATGATGTGACTGCCCGCATGTGGGAGGAGTACGCGCGACAATGGGGTTGATGGTGGGCACGTATACGGATTCACCACTTTTTGTTGGGACTTGTTGTATAGAGTTATTACCTCCACCTATGACTTTTTGTGGGAACTTTTGTATAAAGTTAGGTACTGTGACTAGAAGTCCCTTAAATATATGAttcatttttttggatattATGATGTAtctttttgtaaatttacattaaCTGTGAACAATGATTACATATTATGGCTTAATGTCAATAACCCATTAACATTTCTGATGTAATTCCTTTTAGCAATGTAAAAATAGGTGTATCTAATACCTATTGGTAATGTAAATACAGGTGGACATGCTTATATGCAATTGTATATACTTCCTTTTCGTAATATTTTGGAACAGCTAGATTTCAAGAATCTCAACTATTAGCTACAGGATCAGTGAATAACatgttaatttttctataaaaaaatttatttatatttaaggaGAGAATTTACAACTCATACAAAATCAATCTTGCCTGAACTGAACTAATTGCAAAGTCCTTTAGCTTGATTTGCCTGAACTGAACTATTTAATATTTTGCAATGAGTAACCAACTATTACTCATTCCCCCCTAGTCATTCATCCaaggaaaacaaaatacatTCCCCTTAGTAGTTAATTTAAGGGATCCACTTTGGCATAtcacaaataatataattacaattaaaaTGCCCATAGTTTGCAAGTCCATCTTGAATAAAGTTGAACACTCTCAACATATTATAGAAGTACAATGTCATACATACCATAAATTTttatacttaaaataaaataaaaaaatgacgtTGTACCATTATAATACAAATGATctccaattttcaaaatacaagtCTAGCTTATTACGCACATAAACAACTCATCCAGGCAAATACATTTGCCTACTTCTAACATCCCAAAACCTAGTAGACAAAATAAGCAGTACTCCAAACATCACCCATGATATTACTAGAGCTATCTTGAACTTCTCTACTTTCTCTTCGGAAATCCTTCGCACAACCTTAGCTCTTTCAGCCCTTCGTTTTGTAGCTTCTCCCATGGCACGTGCTTGCTTCAACTCTTCATCAGCAAGTTCCACCTCGTGCTCCAATCTTCGGAATTTTGCTAACACAATAGGTGCTGTGGCTGCACCACACGTGCAAGTGTTGGTGTCCAACCATTTGAAGAACTTACATGCACGGTCATCACCTTGTACAATCAAATAAAGCACTTAAATAGCGTTTCAACAAATTGGTGACTTAATGCACATAATCAATGTTTTACTAATTCTGGATGTGGTACTTACTGGTGACCAATAGCGACAGCCATTCATAATTAATGAATTGAGATTACCAGAGTCATTTGATAGGTTGTCTATATTAAGTGATTCACTTGGTCTATCTTACAATTGTTGTCCAATTTCTGGCACAACCTCCTGCCATAAAACCTCCTACCCAAAGTAGGAAGTTCTAGGGATGTCCTAAGGGTGCAATGGTCTAGGTCACACAGATGCCCACTGGTACTGGAGTAATAATTACTTGTTTTTGACATTGGTAAGAACCTACCCTTATATCAATCACCAATACAAGAATACTCGAAACATTCTATACAAACAGTCTATAAAATCAATGACCAATACAATCTATACAAACATTCTATACAAGCATGAGTAAAGCAATCCAAATTCACACTAATAGGTTCTCCAAGTAGTTTATGTAAATCAAAAGAGAATGGGAGATTGGGCTTAAAGAGGATAAAATATGTTAATAAAGCAGTGTTAGCAAAATTACGCTGGGCAATAACATTAAGACAAGATAAAATTTGGGTTCATTTGTTGAAATCAAAATACTTGAGAGGGAAAAAGTATTCAAAAGCAAATAGGAGGAATCAATCATCCTAGTTTATGGAAGGAATTTAGAAAAGCGAGGCTTAGTGACCAAAAGTTCTTGTTATGATGTTAAGTATGGAGGTCAATATTTGGGAGGATTGTTGGATCCTATCATTACTAAACTTTATCCTTACCCTttctgcccccccccccccccccccccccggccccaaaaaaaagattaaaaaaatcattatccGTGTCCCTTTAGGAATAGTCCCAAATGAAACTTGTTGggttttttcaattaaaatcctAACTTGATTCAACCTAAGATACCAATACACTCtccattctttttcttatgAATCCAAAAGACAATGTATATCCAAAATCACCACTCCATCCTCCTCCTTACTTGAAAAATTCCTTTGGACAAAAAAAACAAGCTTGGGAACTTTACTGTTAAGTCTGCTTTCCATTTAGATCAATCCCATAGATTCCAAGACCTAGGACCTCGAATCAAAATGGAATATATGGAAGCTTCtttgaaaactcaaaataaataaatggaataTATGGAAGCTTCTCATACGATTATTGTCACATAGCCACTTAGTCCCACTTGAAAAGGGATGAAACCATCCATTGTAAAAGATGGCACAGCTAACAACAGAGATTTTAAAGTCTATACAATCtagaagaacaaaataaatgtaATCCTTGAAAACCCAAATTGCAATCCAAACCTCCCAATAGCCACAACCATGCCATTGTCAAACCCAATCACATTTGACCTACCAGTACACCTTGACCCCAGAAGAATTTCCAAAACGCAATTACTAGATTTAGCAATCCACACATCCACTCATATACATGGTTTTGCTAATTGTTAATGTCAATTTCggaaattcaattcaattcaggaaattcaattcaattcaatttaaaGACCCAGAATTGGATTTAATATATAGAAACACAAAATCTCATAACTAATCCAAGcaaataattttgataaaaacaaaagacaacaaacaaaaactcaaaatgtaGCTTCAGTAACCAATTAGGAGATTAGATTTTGACATATGAGGTCTGGATCGTTTGCCTATTTGCTACGCTTAGTGGATTTATGTATGTAAGAGATGAGACCCTTTAGATTACAAGTTCACCAAgtgaaaaaaaccaaaaacaatctCTCAAAAATTGACAAAAGCAAGAGACAAAAAAATAGATCGAAACAAAGCAGGGGTAGATAGAGAGACGGAGCGAAGACCGTTAGAGAAAAATACTTGCTTTGTTGTTGGCATGCGTCGATGTGGGAGGCAAGAGGCGAGAGGCGAGATGCAGAACACGGTGAATCTTTCAGTGGGAGAAGTAAAGAAGAAGATGGGCTTCCACAGTGACTCAGTGGGACAAGTAAAGCAAAAGAAGCTTTTTGGTTAATGAGACGAGGGTAGTAACAATAGGCAACACTCAATAGTGTCAGTGGTGGGGTCCACGATTTTGGGGAAAAGTTGTAGAGATATGTAACTAAGAACTAAGTCCCAACAtgtgttttgtaatttttgagtGATGGTGAGGTTTGAGTAGGGAGTTAtgagttttgggtttgagttatgggttttgaaaattgagttatgaaaacttaGCTACCTCtaaaccaaacggacccttattCACCCTCCTTTctctcataaatttttttcacttttcacttttttttaactttcactttttacttttcataacttttttcttaatcttttttaattaatggttgagattgaaagttattttttgcaACTATCAATCTCAACCATTTATAGTAATTGTGTCAGGTGCAATATCCTAAGTATTGCACTTGATCTCAATTCCCCTTTTACCCATTTTCCATGACAATTTCTAATAGAACGGGAATAGGTCCCAATGCACAAGAGTAATGAACAGTTTTCAATTTAGACACGTGTTAAATAATTGTCAAGTGTCCGCATCTCTATAGGTTCAGTGACATTGGACCATGCCTTGCCCATCTCTAAAAACACTTGTACTCCATCCGCCAAATTGGTATTTCCAATAGTTCTCTTGGGAAAAAGTGGAATTTCATTGAACCAAAACAAAAGCTAAGCTTTACCCCAGGGCCATGAGAGAGCGTACATCTTGTACACCATATACTTATTATGTGCCTAGCATTCTCTATGAAGCATATCGATGACATATGGTGCAAATGTTACCGTTATATATGCAATTAATCTAATCTTGCTAGAAAAAGAATATGATCCTCAATCTTTTTCTGACGTAGGTGGTTATACTTCATTTTTGTAagctttttttaaaacatattcCTAACATTCAGACTACTtcgtgtctttattttttaccatGATTTATGTATCTATACTATTAGGGGcaaaaaattatcaaagttTGTTAATAATAAACCTATATATAGATTACTTTAAGTCTAAATAGATAAAAAGAACAAGTAATAATAGAAGAGAATGACTTAAATTAGTCATCCATTGTATGTATGTAACGTGTGACTTCCTTGTCATGATCTTAtctacaatttatatttttattgacaaTTTAATCTAATCGAAGACAAAGACAATTACGCTTATGTGGATTGGCACTATTTAGTGTGCTTTTATACTTTCCAATAGCAACTCAATAAAGTACTaaaaagattctcaaaaaaaaaaaaaaataaagtactaaaAAAGTTGGAATATATACTTAACGAGAATGatttaaattattgtaatttatgtCTCATacacttttttgttttggttcttttctttatatgtaatgtatatttaatattttatgtttgaCATCAtgaacaattataaaaataaatacataattgaGTCCAACTTAGTTTgacggaaatttttttcaatcaattaCTTGACAATTGCTAGAATTATCCTAGTATACTTTTTAGTCATGTAATCTATATGATGACTCAtataacttatttaaataagtttgaTGGAAATTTTTTCCAATCAATTACATGATAATTGCTAAAATTATCctagtatattttttagttatgtAATCTATATGATGGCTCAtataacttatttaaataataggTGATAGTTTTATAAGTTAATTACGTAATTATTTGGAGGAAACCTGGTTAGTGGATGCTCGTAGTGTATATACCCCATCTAGGTGGCCAAAAATTCCTTctcaaacaagaaaagaaaaaggtggcCAAAAATTCTATTCacttgaaatattttgtaatgaAAACCATATTCACTTGAAATATTTTCACCAGTTGACAAAGGTAAACTTAGTGGAGGATCTTACTTTGCTCAACATCAAACGAAGACTAGTCAGAGTAAAACCAGAGGTAAGACAATAAACTAAACAAATCTATAATCTTTTTCACTGCACTTCAATTGTCAAATGCCTATAATTTGGACATTATTGAGAAACTGAAACGAACAAAAGAGACAAGGAAACCcagttcatatatatattttggataaaaagaACGTAGGACAactagaacaaaattgaaataataataaaataaagaaatatgacCTAAGAGTCAGCACCTAAGTCTGGTTTGGAATCAGTACCAAGCGGAGAAATCATTAGGAGTCAGCATTTAGGGTAGACCTGGAGTCAATACCAGACTAAAGAAAGACTAAACGaccattttttcattcatcaaaatatcaactatctctTCAAGGATATGACCTAAGAGTAAACACCTAGGCCTAGCTTGGAGTTAGCACCAAACAGAAAAACTACTAGGAGTCAGAaccagaccaaagaaagaccaaacggtcattttttcattcatcaaaatatcaactatctcctcaaggagtataataggttgcttataaaaggattgttaaaccctaattctaattaGCTAGGAAACTCTAATTGCCttaatacaaaaataaccttacttcCAAATTAAAATGCCTAGTAAACtactaaaacctaaaatataaaaatataattgacttacaaagataaataatattaaataataattttcttacgTCTCTCGCGTCAATCTTCCTCCTCAattcaaccccaaaaaaaaaaaaaaaaaaatcttccttcTCAATCCGTGCATCAAGTAAAGCCACAAAGTACTGCCTCACAAAAGACAAGCTTCCACATGCTCTAGAATCAGAAGAGCATCACTCTCTGATCTAGGCATTGTATTTAGTCCACAGTCTCCACCGCCCACTGATTCTcaccaaattttgatttttgagcaAGAACTTGCAATGACAACTCCAGCGACACATTAATTGACGCAGTATACGGATAGATATATTGTATACATACAACTACCCCTTTCGTTCATAAAAATGAAGCACAAATATTGGCAACATATTGTTAATTGCCAACTGAGATTCACATCAGGGACATGTATGATTCAGAAAATTTAATGGAACTAATTGGATAACCTTGCGGGGTTCTTAACTTTTTGCATCGCCGACACCAGCAGTTATACAAATCTAAAGGTCCGTGATCAAATTGATAACAAATGCTCTAATTATTTAATGATCTCCACAACCGACCACTCTTCAACAGACATAACTGATCTACATGGCTCAAGTAACCACTAGGCTGATCTGcaagctttaattttttttttcttgagaatcaAGCTGATCTGCAAGCTTGGGCAAGTAACAAAAAGTTCTTTTGGGAAAATTGATCAAACAGAGTGGACTCAGAGAGTGACTACCAATTAACAGTGAACCCCTATCTCATTAACAAAACGAGACCCATTTTTACAGAACAAAAGCATGATCAAATCTCTCTCCTTTATCTTCGTCTTTacctttcaattttttaactaCCTATAATTCGCAtaaacaacaatataaaaacAAGATAAACCCCATGAAAGAAAGATTTAATAGTGACATTTAAATACACTGCAAAAACAGGCCACTGCTAGCTTGACAacacaatttacaaaaattaatttacccCATCAAAAGCAGCTACTTTTGGAAGCTATATTTTGCTCATGGGCGGTGTTCATGTTCAACTCATTCATTGTACTACTACAATTTGTCAAATTGCCGAATCAACCTGAGACTCATCTTGCAGAGAAGCTCTACACAAAGGACAACTCGAGTGGCTACAAAGCCACTTATCCACACACTCAGCGTGAAAGCAATGCTTACACAAAGGCAAAACCTTAACTTTATCACCATCCTCAAAAACACCGAGACATATACAACACTCTACATCTTgctcttcttgttcttctaGGTCCCCTGACTTCGGAGCCTCCGAAGACCGAAACAAGATCATGGGCAAGCTTCGAATGGTCAAAGGGTCAAGCCCAGCTGACCGTGTTGTCGGAGGCGGCGGCGCGTGGGGCGCGT
This genomic window contains:
- the LOC126697755 gene encoding RING-H2 finger protein ATL66-like, which encodes MASSQESQPFRWRLTDLDDRSFEIRGRTLFLIVVLFSVMLLFTLLFLYARWVCRYHHPSSHAPHAPPPPTTRSAGLDPLTIRSLPMILFRSSEAPKSGDLEEQEEQDVECCICLGVFEDGDKVKVLPLCKHCFHAECVDKWLCSHSSCPLCRASLQDESQVDSAI
- the LOC126696647 gene encoding uncharacterized protein LOC126696647: MVIERCFGVFKARFPILSCMANYKESRQRLVVFECCALHNFIRINNRRDEMFNSWENLDVNRDDVQVGNNENSPESSASAERRHVREISDAAKRAMGEFRDDVTARMWEEYARQWG